AcatgaataaatcatttcatttaatttcataaacAAACAAGGCAGCTAAAgtaaagcttctaaaaatatcgccgaaatgtaagcacttgtgcaagtatttcaaataaaaatctcatcctctttggttctggctgtttgttTCTGAAGCCATTGCCCGCAACTTGCCGCGcgcggggttaaaaataaatatctgtcagcgcagttcattcgcgggaaattcggcggacttcgtatgttacataattaaataataagaagttttttttgatGGATTTCGCGCTGTcgtcgttcatccaccattacgtctcatatttaattttccagattttttttaccgtacaacggcaaaacctactataCACTGGCAAAATGGTCCTCCAATAGAgagcgccatatttttctaaaaaaacaactcgaattcaaatttaaattcaaatttcaaattaaaatcaaattcaacccattcagtaaataaaataggccgcaatgggcacttttacacgtcattttttttaactaacttggcagaaagtcattttttcaagataaaataattaaaataaaatacttaaaaactacagtatacaattaaataaaaaaaaatacaaaaaaaatagtaataatactacagggatgtatggggtcccttagttaagtaacaataaataataaaaagctcgactagtgtgaataaattttaaactgtacatatttataccttgtaaatagtgttaaatacttagtatgatttgtttagtgtaaaaatattaggtaaacatagtgaggttagtacggtgtggatttggcgagcgctttatcaaagttggcttcattgaggtttgtggttcataaatggctttattaattttgcacaaaaacgaataaaccacacaatcagacagtcactatattatactatagaagcttttataaaacatcattaaaatcgcaaacttaaaggtaaatattcaaacgacatagctacccgttgctagtcgactcggtcgccttaataacgcctagcaaccaaaaaacgctgaaaaaacacgtttcttgtatgacgaccccctttaatttctaactttattttatttttagtatttgttgtgatagcggccacagtaatacataatctgtgaaaagttcaagtgtctaacttttatggcttaagagatagagccctgtgacagacggacagacagacagacagacagacagcggagtctcagtaatagggccCCGTTGGCACCTGGCCAcatagtgtcgctgcttaagtgactaaataataaacaaacaagctgagatatgtggtgcatattagaaattcgtgtctgtactcctgtccagtggggGTGTAGCGGTATTAGTACGCagcgttggtctctttttctggtttttctgtgtatctgtgttttagtttgtattttcgatataaattttaaagggaCATTTTTTTCTGGGACAAGCTTTAATCAGATCTTACTtacttacatcatcatcatcatgtcagccgaaagacgtccactgctggacataggcctcccccaaggctctccactcagaccggtcttgtgcttttcgcatccaccgcgatcccgcgatcttaaccacaTACATCTttcttacatattttattattatttattggacTAGGCACGTACTTCAAACTAATCATAAGGCCTCTTAGAAAcatactttactttttttttgttactttgaaatatgttaaaaaattataaatacaatttttcacttatcatgctcgtaaagttagagtttatgctgaatctaggcgacataaaatgaccttttatgctctagtgcataaagtacaattttcgtctaagaccaaggcaatcaggtgtaaacagccacaaacaaagaagtttctacatattatatttttcaataattttaattattataaaactaaaaatcaatagaATCAATCAAAATACATCAATAACGCTAAaaattcataattatattagtaatgcgtgaacaataaaaggtacatactTAGTAGGTGACTATgagaaagtaatttatttatatccacTACCACAGGGCagacacgccatacaaaatacgcgttcttgaatctacataggcgcGACGAtttctgtacacgcgtcaatgtgtgcgtaagctgcacagggctgactatcgcaaaaccctagtactatagggtatgtaggtatggcttaaatgtgtaaataaatgtaatcgttaatcatatatttttattaaaacctacttaaaatgtgtctgtctatgtatttaagcattattattttaaattacaataaatatatgactacaaacttgaactaattattcggtacctaattagttatttcatgtcgtattaatcgcgatacttttagaaagcattattattaagaaaaggaagtaggcagggtaggaacctcaatttctcgcgcgccagctgacaagttggcgcttgctcgcggactcacggccaccgagccgagcaatgaactgccggcgcgcggatttcacggaaaattatgtgactttgtacgagcgacaaattattagaatatgacTGATTTTCGGGTTTTTAGGAAATAGTTTTATATTCcctaagcaattttttttacgtgGTGTGTTGGCAGACAAATCTTTCGTAGTCTGTGTTGAACAATCTGAAACACTCGGAATTGAAGTTTGTGAAGCATCTTCTATTGTTCATATGCGCTGAGAAATACTATTTTTCAGTTTGAGTATATTTTGCTCGATCTAGACGAATATCTTGTGGCAAATTTTGAGTCGGAACTGCAtcacgtttaattttttttgctagacgatctgtatttttaaagtgtaaatCACAAATGTAGTAACTGACGTTTAGATTTTCCACAGTTTCATTGTTTAAATCTGAACGACCTTTACACCTGAAAAAATTTAatccgtaggtacctacttgaagAGCCTAATCGCGTATTATAATAGCGTAATAAGAAAATAGCGTAGTAAGAAAAGAgctattttaaaatagtaaaatactcTCTAActgatcaaaataattattacgacCGCGCGGACGAAAACAAAGTTACAGCGTTCGGAAGATCATGTGTGGCGACTCGCGACTGCACGACTGTATAGCGGCATAGAAAGAGATAGCTGCGGAAAGTACTTAGGTATCGTTTGTCTAAATTAAGTGTTTAAAAACAAGTGAATGAGTGTATAcctagtttattttgtaaagacaatttgttatataattagtatagtGATTGTAGATAAGATATTGATCTATTGATAGGAAagaattaataaatcatttttacaaatacctaccgactaatataagacgtctatttatacattatagatACAAACTTTTAAACCTAGGTATTGGTTTTTTCTAATTGcatgttgctaattaaagttggttaggtaccttacctacctttttacgtccttcggaaatcgaaataaacttcttatctttggctgttgacaaacacccatacaatgaacaatatatcaccatttcgcaaagttattgctcccgaacttagtgccgtgcgacgttgcggccgacatacatcgcgttgcgcgcccgactgctttcctacggttttcctgcaatctgcgcttgaagggtggggtaactcgatccggtgcggggcggagcgtgtccattctgtacgtcagtactattatatattctgtggcagagtgtaaaactcgagcattaaaaccattttcccctcgacgtgtctatctaccctcgccgtaccggctcgggtggttatatgaacgtcttgggtaaaatggctcgttttatgctctttttgtacaatctactatttaatcgtttaaaaataagtaaggatactaataaaatgtaatagaATTTCATTTATAACTCATAAAATAACAGTGGTATGTTAAAAAGCATATTATTTAAACGCGACGACTAGACGTTACTCATAGAAAAGCAAGAGCACTCGCTCACTTGTatcaaatatgtattttataaaattgattaGTGCACTAATCGTCATCAATTTTGGCTTTTCatgttgttttgtgttttttcaaCACCGTGGCGTACTGGAATGGAAAAattatttaactaataaaaataatgacgtGAGTGACACTTCGGAAGAATGGATTGAACAGCCGCTTGATCACTTTAATACAAATAATGAAACCTGGAAGATGAGATATTACAAGAGACTTACTTTTTGGAAGCCCAACGGACCCATTTACCTGTTGATTGGCGGTCACTTTGAGATGTTTTCTGAGCTCATAGAAAGGTATTGCCTCTTTACGTGTCAGTTAGCGAATGAAACAAATGGAGCTCTTTTTTTATCAGAACATCGTTACTATGGAGAAAGTATGCCCGTTGATATAATAGACACCTCGTCAATGAAGTATTTGAGCTCGAAACAAGCGTTGGCTGACTTGGCTGCgttaattaaaactattaagTCTGCTGCCGAATTTAAATCGTCAAAGGTAGTTGTGATTGGCGGATCATATGCGGGGAATCTCGCTGCTTGGATGAGACTTCTTTACCCTGACCTCGTAGACGCTGCAGTGTCGAGCAGTGCGCCTGTTTTGgcaaaaaaagatttttacgAATATCTTGAGGCGGTTAGTGATACGTATGAAAAATATGGGTCCGCTGATTGTGTTAAcaaaattaatgatttttttaaacgcaTCACGGAATTGTTGAAGACTCCAAGTGGAattgaaaaactaaaaaaagaatTCGGAATTTGTCATCACTGCGATATGAGAGTCATAGTGAATCAACAATCGTTTCTCGAAAGCATAATTTCTTTTATGTTCGGAAATGTTGCTGCACATCATACCCCtgatgatataaaaaataaatgtcgcTACCTTCTTACAGAAAAATGGAAGCAATCAATGCAAAAAAGTGTTGAAATTTTCCATGAACAATTGACTTCCCAATATAGTAGCGCTACAAGTAGTGCAGCTGAAACAATATTTAAACCCAAAAAATGGACACAAATTACACCGGGCATTTGGATGTGTTATAACTATAGCTTTAAAGATATAATGCATTACATGAGGGCacatagaaagaagtggtataCTGTTTGGGCTTACCAGGCATGTACTGAATTTGGTTATTTTGACACCACGAATTCTGATAAACAGCCTTATGCTCACAATGTACCACTTGATTATTACATAAAACAATGTCAAGCCATATTTGGCGAGGATTTCAACGAGAAACGAGTCGACGATGGAGTAGCAGAGACCAATGCAATGTATGGTGGAATTACGCCTAAAGTAACAAATGTGGTGTTCACTCATGGAGACATGGATCCTTGGCGTAGACTAGGAGTACTTAAAGATCTGTCTGACACTGCAGTGGTGAGAATAACAAATGGAACTTCTAACAGTGCACTGTTGTATTTGGACTCTTCCAATCCAGCACTCTTAAAAGATAGAGAGTATGTGAAgcaaatgattaaaaaatggaTAGAAAAATCTTAACACATGTTAAAGATATGTACTTTTTATATGTCCTCTTTTCGTTCACTTTTTAATGCATCACCGTTTGTTATGCTGAGTTTTAAAGCTTTTTCTTAAATACCCATTTGTAACCACAACGCACTAAGAATTGACATAGTTGACATTTTTCTAAACACAcatattgcaaaataaataatatttctaaacgTTTAGTTGGATTGTTTTATATTCATTTTCTGAAAAAGTGATAACCCTTCCCTTACACTCGGGTTGGCGGCGTAGGTATGTTTGGAACAAAAGGCAGCACAACAAATAACTGCTCTTGTGCTCTTGGCTTGGTGCGATTTAGATTGAACGCGGTACATACCTAATTCTGTAGGTTATTAAAACGGCGGCTTTCTTCAAGATCAAAGGAGTGCAACTTCTGTACGAAGTAatactgttatttattttgtgctcATATGTTCGATTCTATTAGTAATGTACAGCTATTTATAGACATTGATGAGACGCTTGCCAAGATGCCAAGCAATATGCGTTGATGTTACAGTAAATTATTGTGATACTGTAAAAGGTAGAATATTGTCATTTTTAAGTAACCATGTACTACAGCTCTCCCAAAAGGTCCCTTCACCCCCAgggtgataaaaaaaactgaaacgcATGTaagtaaagtttaaattttttgtctaaattaaatgcattttaataaagaaataaatttatctGATGTATGCATATAGCTCGTTTAATTCTATTTAAGTAAACCACttcgtattatttttatgtattgtatattgtttattatttttacggttccgtaaaaaacaaaatgaaaaaacggaacccttgtcgtatcactttgttgttcgtctgtctgtctgtttgtccgtctgtctttcaAGACCCTTTTTATAAGGAACACGTGgaagtatcaagctgaaattaatatcaaatagtcAGGTCTACTGTACCTTGGAGCTGTgagaaaatcaaacttctaagccaacacaatcaaaagatacagccgtttatgctgcaaattttcgacacttgcaagggaatcaaaacctacagggtacttacttcccgtgaactcagaatcttgaaatttggtacaaagcaaCTTCTTGTAGTCCGTGGGGTGGCCGGACAAGAATAGCTCCCCCCCATCTCATTCCGTTGGGTGTCGTAGAAGGCAACTAAGGGAaaaatccagaagacgggcagcagcgtcttctgcgtAAACCATCAGCAAACACTGCGATCCCcaagccgcctgccaagcgtggggattatggcaaccccccccccccaaataaaaaatgataggTACAAATAAGCCGCGGCCCCTAGTCCCCGGCAGCTCCTTTATCCCTGGCCTTGGTAGCGGGCCAGGTAACGGAGGAGCAAGGGGTGCGAAGAATCTCCGGGTGACTCCTCGCTACCATCCCCACCGGACATTGGC
Above is a window of Choristoneura fumiferana chromosome 18, NRCan_CFum_1, whole genome shotgun sequence DNA encoding:
- the LOC141438006 gene encoding putative serine protease K12H4.7, coding for MYFIKLISALIVINFGFSCCFVFFQHRGVLEWKNYLTNKNNDVSDTSEEWIEQPLDHFNTNNETWKMRYYKRLTFWKPNGPIYLLIGGHFEMFSELIERYCLFTCQLANETNGALFLSEHRYYGESMPVDIIDTSSMKYLSSKQALADLAALIKTIKSAAEFKSSKVVVIGGSYAGNLAAWMRLLYPDLVDAAVSSSAPVLAKKDFYEYLEAVSDTYEKYGSADCVNKINDFFKRITELLKTPSGIEKLKKEFGICHHCDMRVIVNQQSFLESIISFMFGNVAAHHTPDDIKNKCRYLLTEKWKQSMQKSVEIFHEQLTSQYSSATSSAAETIFKPKKWTQITPGIWMCYNYSFKDIMHYMRAHRKKWYTVWAYQACTEFGYFDTTNSDKQPYAHNVPLDYYIKQCQAIFGEDFNEKRVDDGVAETNAMYGGITPKVTNVVFTHGDMDPWRRLGVLKDLSDTAVVRITNGTSNSALLYLDSSNPALLKDREYVKQMIKKWIEKS